The Chitinibacter bivalviorum genomic interval AATTGAGGAGGAGCAAATTAGAATGAAACTTAAAAAATTTAGCCCTCAAGGTCCAGATGACACCCTAACAGAAGAATTAGTAATCGCGTTATGTGCGCCCGTTGGATCACCACTGGATAATGTCTCAGATACACTCAGCAAATTTTTAGCAGGCTATGGTTATCACAAACCAACTAAAATAAAAATTAGCGATTATATCAAGCAAGAATGCGGGATTGAAGTTAAAAACCCACCAACCATTGAATGCAAACTAAAATTAATTGAAGCAGGCAATAAATTAAGGCAGGAAAATGGACACGACTATCTGGCAAAGAAAGTTGTGTCACAAATATTACGAGAGCGATTAATTAACGCAAAGAAGAATCTAAGAAAAGAAAACCCTTCACTCACAGAAGAGTCCTTAGAAAACGCTGAAGACATTGAAATAAAAGACGCACTTCAAGCAGAAATAAATAGAAGCAGAAGACATTGCTACATCATTAACTCAATAAAAAATGAAGGTGAATTAAAGCTATTACGAAAGGTTTATGGTGATTCTTTTTTTCAGATTGGAATTGTCTGTCCAATAGAGCAAAGAAAGCTAACACTTACAAAAAACAAAGACGACAAAGATTTAAATAAGATAATTGACATTGATTCAGGCGAAGAGATCAATAACGGCCAACAAATGCATAAGGTATTTCAAGCATCCGATTATTTCATTCGCATGGAAACCGAGGCAACACTTGATGCTAAAATCTCTAGATTTCTAACCTTATTATTCGAGGAGAGAATTAGCACTCCAACTGTTGCTGAAAATGCAATGTTTGCAGCTACATCAGCGGCTAAAAATTCTGCATGTATGTCACGTCAGGTTGGTGCAGCTATTGCTGATAAAAATGGTGAAATTATATCTACAGGCTGGAATGACGTACCAAGACGGACAAAATCTGCTGATATTCTAAACACATGGGACAATCGTTGCCACAGTCACCCTACTGGAGCAGGTTTTTGTAGAAATGATTTACACAAGAATATGCTGAAGGATGAAATTGAAAAATCAATTAAAGGTTGGTTGGTTAGCGCTGCTGCTTATATTGATGCACAAGATAATTCAGGGTCCGCATCTGTTGATTTGATTAACAAAATTCTTGCAAATAAAAGCATAACTTTAGATAAGATTCTATCAAAAACGAAGGTTAAAGATTTAATAGAGTTTTCACGTGCCGTTCACGCAGAAATGCATGCGATCATCCGTGCATCTGGAACAGGTAGAGATCTACAAGATAGCGTGTTATACTGCACGACGTACCCTTGTCACAACTGTGCTAAACACATAATTGCATCAGGGGTATCTGAAGTTTATTATATGGAACCATATAAAAAATCATTAGCTATTGACCTTCATGATGACTCCCTCGTAGAGAGCGCTACAGAAGATCGTAAACTTGTGGCATTAATGCCATATGAAGGAGTTGCACCATCTAGGTTTTATTTCTTTTTTGGAATGAAAAGAAAAAGGAAAGATAGTGAAGGTAAATATCTAAAAATTGATGAAATCACTTCAGCAAAACCAAAGACAGAAACAAATATGGAATCGATACCTGCACTTGAAACAATAATTTTAAAATCAGAAAGCAGGCTAGATTTTGAAAAATCGAAAACTTGGAGTAACGATCATGGAAAAGGAGTATCAGCAGCTAATTCTTGATTTTGGCAAAGATTTCTCCGAAAACCAAGAGCAAGAATTAATCAAAAACTTTAAGACTGTAGACAAAAATGAATTAAAAAAACCAACAAATGTTATTTTTTTATTTGAAAAGATATCAGAGCAAAAAAGAATAAATAATCGTAAAGAGATTGAAGAAATCTCAAGATTAGCAATTGAAATTATTGATAAATATAATTAACACCCAATAAGAAGCCCCGCTATGCGGGGCTTCTTACATTAACGTATCGCCCGATAACCAACTCCCATCAACCACTCACGCCACATACCCCACACACCACACAATCCCACTCAGCCTAAGCCAGCAATACTCCACCCCATCGCAATTGAGCGTCGCGAACAACAATCAAGCAAAAAAACCATTCTGGGCATTATCAAACTCAATATAGGTACTGATACAGATGCACTTGTTAGTAAAACTCAACAGCGGGCGGCAGCTCGGGCACCGCGCAGCACGTTAAGGCGTATTCAACGTAAAGCGGTGATTAGGCCTTACGCCGCACTGAGGTGATTATTCTTAAGCCGGGTCAATCATTTCCCTTCAATAAAATCCGCATCAATTACTTAGCTTGGCGCAAAACACGCTCAACACCTGCGCACTACAATCAATACATTCCATCCTGCTGGCGACGGCCACCATGTCCAATCTCATCACCGATCTCGAATCTGCCATCACCTCCGCCACCGGCGCGGTGTTTCACGTGAAGCAACAACGCAGCGTGGGTGGGGGCTGTATTAATGAGGCGTTTGTGATCAGCGATCGCGCCGACTCAACGCGGCAGTATTTTGTGAAAACCAATCGCGCGGCTTTGCATCACATGTTTGTTGCTGAGGCGGCGGGGCTGGTGGCGCTGGGGGAGGGAATGCGTGTGCCGCAGCCGATTGCGGATGGGGTGAGTGGCGCGCAGGCTTGGCTGGTACTCGAATATTTGCCGATGGCCGGCTCGCCCGATCCAGAGTCTATGGGGGCGGCTTTGGCGCGGGTACATCGCATTACGCCGACGGGTTTGACGAAGGGCTCGCCGCGCTTTGGTTGGGATATTGATAACACCATCGGCAGCACGCCGCAAAGTAATCGCTGGAATCAGAGTTGGATAGATTTCTGGCGTGATGAACGACTGCTGCCGCAATTCAAATTGGCGCGACACAATGGCTGTGATTTTGGCGCTGCGGGCGCTAAGTTGCTCGATAAATTGCCCGAGTTTTTCCGCGATTACACGCCGCAACCGAGCTTGCTGCATGGTGATTTGTGGGGCGGGAATGCGGCGGGGCTGGCCGATGGTACGCCGGTGATTTTTGACCCCGCCTGCTACTTTGGCGATCGCGAGTGCGATTTGGCAATGACCGAGTTATTCGGCGGTTTCGGGCCGCGCTTTATGGCGGCCTATCACGCGGCGTGGCCGATTGATGCGGGCTACGCGCAGCGCAAGACGCTGTATAACCTGTATCACATTATCAATCATGTGAATTTATTCGGCAGCGGCTACGAAGGCCAAGCGCGGCAGATGATTGCCACTTTGCTGCGCGCTTGACCTGTCGCTAGGGATTAGACGCTGGCGGCGGTGAAGCGCTGTTGAATGTGTTTTGGCGTTTCGATTTCATCGACAATCGCCACCGCCAAGTCGGCCACCGAAATACCCGCTGGCTGCTCACCAGCAAATAGCACGTCATCACCGCCTACGCGATATTGGCCTGTGCGCTCGCCGGGGGCGAGGAACACCGGTGGCGAAACAAAACGCCATTTCAGGCTGCTCTCGGCGCGCAGCAGATTCAGCGCTTCGCGTGCGCCCAGTGCGCCTTCTTTCCATTCAGCAGGGAAATCAGGCGTGTCGATCAGTTGCAATCCCGGCGCGATATACAGGCTACCCGCACCGCCGACTTCCAGAAAATCAGCCACGCCAGCGGCTTTCACACCCGCCACGATGGCGTTGTGGCCTTGCAAAAATAGCGCTTGAATATCGGGCTTGCCCCAGCCGGGGTTAAAGGCCGAAATCACAGCATCGTGGCCCGCCACAGCGGCGGCGATGTCGGCGGCGTCATAGGCATTGCTGGCGCGGGCGGTGACATTGGCCAGCGCTGGCACTTTGGCAATATTGCTGACCACGGCAGTGACTTGGTGGCCGCGATTGGCGAGCTCTTGCAAGATGGCTGAGCCGACAAAACCAGTTGCACCGATCAGAGCGATTTTCATGATGTATTCCTTTGCAGTAATAAATGATTTGAAAGTGGGTTCATCATAATTGCTTGCAATCAGGCTGATAATCCGCCAAAAATGGCATTCATTGTTTAGTAAAACTTAACAGTAGGTACAAGATGGATGCGTTGCGGCGAATGGCGATTTTTGCGCGGGTGGTGGAATTAGGCTCGATGAATGCCGCAGCCAAGGCGCTGGGCATGACGCCGTCGGCAGTCAGCCAGCATTTGAGCAAGCTCGAAGCGCAGCATAATGTGACCTTGCTGCACCGTACGACGCGCAAGCTGACGCTCACCGAGGCGGGCGCGGTGTTTTATCAGGGCTGCGCCGATATGCTGGCGGCGGCGCAATTGGCCGAGCAGCGCATTACCGAGCTGCGCGATGCGCCAGTGGGCGAGCTGCGGCTCTCGGCACCGACAGGTTTTGCGGGCCCCTTGATTAGTCAGGCGCTAGCGCCGCTACTCAAAGCGCACCCGCAACTGTCGCTGCGGCTGTTTTTTCACGATGAAATGATCGATCTGGTGGGTAATCGGATTGATCTGGCGCTGCGCGCGGGCGAGCTAAAAGACTCTAGCCTCGTCGCACGGCATCTGGCCGATTGGCCCAATGTACTGGTCGCAGCGCCGCAATTTCTGGCGCGCATCGCGCCGATTGCGCACCCATCGCAATTGGCCGAGCAGCAATGGATAGGCATTGAGGCGGGGCGGAGTGATTTTGTATTTATCCACCCCAATGGCGAGCGTTGCCAGCCAACGATCACGCCGCGCATTGTGAGTAATAATATTGTCTCGGCCCGCGAATTTGTCTTGGCGGGAATGGGGCTAGCGATCCAGCCTGAGCCCGAAGTACGCACAGCGATCAATGACGGCCGACTGATGGTGGTGTTACCCGAATGGCGCTTACCCAGTATCGCGATCTACGCCGTCACCCCCCGCCGCGAAGCGCAACCGGCCAAGGTACGCTACGCGATCGAGGCGCTGAAAGCACAGCTGGCGCTGTAAAGCGGCGCGCGCTGTCGCAATCAGCTGCATCATAAAACGTCAGCACTATTGACCAATGGCACGCGAGTCGATGCGGCGTTCAGCGCGATTAGATGGATCATCTCGCTGACCGTCGTGCAGCAATCAGCCAGAATCGACACGGTATATTTTTCGGCGGCTTTCGAGATGGCCGTATGGGTGACGCAGTTTTGCGTCATCATGCCGCAGACCAATAGCTCGGTAATGCCCAGCTCTTGCAGCGTCGCCTCCAGATTGGTGTGGTGAAACCCATCAGCGTAGGCTTTAATCACGACGGGCGCATCGGGCGCGGCGGCCAATACCCGCTGATGTATCTCTGCACCAACGCTGTCTTTATTAAAGAAGGGAGCAATACCCCTAGTTGGATCGGCAATGTGCTGAATATGAATAATCGGCGTACCCGCCGCTTTGGCCTTGGCCATCGCCTGCTCGATATTCAGCAAAGTGGCGTCGGTATTCCACTGCGGAAATGCGCCGCCAGGGAAATAATCATTCTGCAAATCAATCACTAACAAGGCACGTTGGCTTGGCTGAGTCATGGTCATGCTCCGAACTGGGTGGGTGAGCAATGATTATCTGGCGGCAGGTAAAACCCCCACAGTGGCCTGATTGCCAAAATACGCTAAGATTGGGCCAATCCATTGTCATGGTTTGCCGATATGCTCAACTCTCCGCTGCCCATCGTTGCCGTCGTTGCATTTGATCAGATTAGCCCCTTCCATTTATCGGTGCCGTGCGTGGTATTTGGCGAAAATCACCCCGGCGCCCCGCGTTTTGATTTGCGCGTGTGCGCCATCGATCCACCACCATTGCGCACCTCGGCAGGCTTTACGGTTGGCAATGTGTATGATCTGACCACGCTAGAGCAGGCCGATCTGATCATTATCCCCAGCTGGCGCAATCCCGCCGAACAAGCACCCCAAGCCTTACTCGACGCACTTGTGGTTGCCGCGCAGCGCGGTGCGCATTTGGTGGGCTTGTGCTTGGGTGCGTATGTGCTGGCCGAGGCGGGGCTGCTCGACGGTCGAAAGGCGACGACGCATTGGGCGTTTGCCGATGATTTTGCGCGACGTTTTCCGCAGGTCAGGCTCGATGCCGACGTGTTGTATCTCGATGATGGCCGCATCCATACTTCGGCGGGCACGGCAGCGGGGCTCGATTGCTGCTTGCACTTGCTCCGCAGCCAATATGGCGTGAGCGCTGCCAACGCTGTCGCGCGTCGACTCGTGGTGCCGCCGCACCGGCAAGGCGGGCAAAGTCAGTTTATTCAGCAACCGCTGCCCAGCACGGCGCGCGATTCACGGCTGGCCGAGCTGATTGAATGGGTGCGATTAAATCTGGCGCAGCCACACACGCTCGATAGCCTCGCAGCCAAAGCAATCATGAGTCGGCGCACCTTTACACGGCATTTTCAACAGCTTTATGGCCTCAGCGTAGGGCAATGGCTAATCAACGAGCGATTGGCGCTGACGCAAAGCCTGCTCGAAGGCAGCGATTTGAATATTGAGCAAATCAGCGAGCAAGCCGGCTTTGGCTCGCCAGTCTCGCTGCGACACCATTTCAGGCAGCAATTCGGGGTATCGCCGCAAGTTTGGCGGCAGACATTTCGCGGTACTACCTAGCAGTAAAACTAGGGCCAAAATGGCTAATCTGGGCCTATTTTTTATCCACAAATTTATCCACAATCTAAGTAGCCTTAACCTCCCGAACCAGCCCAATGGCGCATGCCTAATTTCCATTGCCAGTGCAGCGCATACAGCGAGCCAGCGGCGATCAGGCCCATGAGCGCAATCGTGCTCCAGACATTCGCGTCGCGCAGTAAGGCCAGCGTTGGCCACCAGACGATGCCGCCCAGTGGCAAAGCCATAAAGGCGTAGCGCGTGAGCTTGGGGAAAATTTCTAGCGGGTAGCGCGACATATCGGTCAGCTTGCCCATCATGACTTGCATCGCAAAAGATTCGCCCAACCAGAAACAGCAGGATACCGCCATCATATTGACCGATAGCAACACAATTGCCGCAAATGGCACCATGATGATGAATTTTAGCCAAAACATACCGTCACTCAGATACGGCGTATTCCACAGCCCAAAGATGCAATAGGCGAGGCCAGTAAACAGGCAAATAAAGCCCTGGGGGTGAAATTTTTCCAGCATCAGCAGCAATAGCGGATGGCCGGGGCGGGTATAAAAACGCGTGAAATTGCCGTTCTTGAGCCAGATCTCCACCCAGTACATCGAATTAAAACAGCTACTTTGCGGGGCAAAAATCGTGAACATAAAGCCCTGCATAAAGATCAATTCGCCCCGACTCCAGCCCATTACCGTGCCAGAAGCTCCGAGCATAAAGTACACCGTCAGCATGCTGGCAAGTGAAGTTGAGATCACGCCAAGCATAATCAGCCCGAAATCCGCGCGATTTTCCAATTTTGCCGCTGCGTCGGCGCGCGCCATACGCAGGTAGGCGGTGGCAAAAGTCATACTACCCTTCCTGTGGATAAGTTTGTGGGCAAGTTATTAACAAGCTGTGAGCCTAGTGTGAGTGTGGCCTGTATAAGTCGTGGGTATGTCGGTATAAATCATTTCAAATGGGCGTCTGGGTAAAATCAATTCCACTCGGATTTTCGCGCACCATCATGCGCTCTGGTGCTGGGAATACCTGAAATCCAAATTGCTCATACAAGCCGTGTGCATTGCCAGTCAGTAAAAAGCAGCGGGATACACCTGCTAGTATTGGGCTAGACAGCAGTTCAGAAATGATTTTCTTTGATATACCCCCGCCTCGATAGGCTTCATCAACATACACATCGGCCAGATAGGCAAAGCGCACCGTGTCGCTGATTACCCGTGCATAGCCCACTTGCTGCCCGTCGACGAATGCACCAATCACCACCGTAGAAGCACGTGCGGCTTGCTCAACGTAATGCTGGCTAATGCCCGGCGACCAATACGAGCCGGCCAACCACGCCGTAATGCGCGGCCAGTCCATCGTGGATAAGTCAGTGCTCAATGTCAGTGCAGGTGCGTTCATTTCATT includes:
- a CDS encoding anti-phage dCTP deaminase, with protein sequence MELVKGVIEEEQIRMKLKKFSPQGPDDTLTEELVIALCAPVGSPLDNVSDTLSKFLAGYGYHKPTKIKISDYIKQECGIEVKNPPTIECKLKLIEAGNKLRQENGHDYLAKKVVSQILRERLINAKKNLRKENPSLTEESLENAEDIEIKDALQAEINRSRRHCYIINSIKNEGELKLLRKVYGDSFFQIGIVCPIEQRKLTLTKNKDDKDLNKIIDIDSGEEINNGQQMHKVFQASDYFIRMETEATLDAKISRFLTLLFEERISTPTVAENAMFAATSAAKNSACMSRQVGAAIADKNGEIISTGWNDVPRRTKSADILNTWDNRCHSHPTGAGFCRNDLHKNMLKDEIEKSIKGWLVSAAAYIDAQDNSGSASVDLINKILANKSITLDKILSKTKVKDLIEFSRAVHAEMHAIIRASGTGRDLQDSVLYCTTYPCHNCAKHIIASGVSEVYYMEPYKKSLAIDLHDDSLVESATEDRKLVALMPYEGVAPSRFYFFFGMKRKRKDSEGKYLKIDEITSAKPKTETNMESIPALETIILKSESRLDFEKSKTWSNDHGKGVSAANS
- a CDS encoding fructosamine kinase family protein, yielding MSNLITDLESAITSATGAVFHVKQQRSVGGGCINEAFVISDRADSTRQYFVKTNRAALHHMFVAEAAGLVALGEGMRVPQPIADGVSGAQAWLVLEYLPMAGSPDPESMGAALARVHRITPTGLTKGSPRFGWDIDNTIGSTPQSNRWNQSWIDFWRDERLLPQFKLARHNGCDFGAAGAKLLDKLPEFFRDYTPQPSLLHGDLWGGNAAGLADGTPVIFDPACYFGDRECDLAMTELFGGFGPRFMAAYHAAWPIDAGYAQRKTLYNLYHIINHVNLFGSGYEGQARQMIATLLRA
- a CDS encoding NAD(P)-dependent oxidoreductase, with amino-acid sequence MKIALIGATGFVGSAILQELANRGHQVTAVVSNIAKVPALANVTARASNAYDAADIAAAVAGHDAVISAFNPGWGKPDIQALFLQGHNAIVAGVKAAGVADFLEVGGAGSLYIAPGLQLIDTPDFPAEWKEGALGAREALNLLRAESSLKWRFVSPPVFLAPGERTGQYRVGGDDVLFAGEQPAGISVADLAVAIVDEIETPKHIQQRFTAASV
- a CDS encoding LysR family transcriptional regulator; translation: MDALRRMAIFARVVELGSMNAAAKALGMTPSAVSQHLSKLEAQHNVTLLHRTTRKLTLTEAGAVFYQGCADMLAAAQLAEQRITELRDAPVGELRLSAPTGFAGPLISQALAPLLKAHPQLSLRLFFHDEMIDLVGNRIDLALRAGELKDSSLVARHLADWPNVLVAAPQFLARIAPIAHPSQLAEQQWIGIEAGRSDFVFIHPNGERCQPTITPRIVSNNIVSAREFVLAGMGLAIQPEPEVRTAINDGRLMVVLPEWRLPSIAIYAVTPRREAQPAKVRYAIEALKAQLAL
- a CDS encoding cysteine hydrolase family protein; this encodes MTQPSQRALLVIDLQNDYFPGGAFPQWNTDATLLNIEQAMAKAKAAGTPIIHIQHIADPTRGIAPFFNKDSVGAEIHQRVLAAAPDAPVVIKAYADGFHHTNLEATLQELGITELLVCGMMTQNCVTHTAISKAAEKYTVSILADCCTTVSEMIHLIALNAASTRVPLVNSADVL
- a CDS encoding helix-turn-helix domain-containing protein, producing MLNSPLPIVAVVAFDQISPFHLSVPCVVFGENHPGAPRFDLRVCAIDPPPLRTSAGFTVGNVYDLTTLEQADLIIIPSWRNPAEQAPQALLDALVVAAQRGAHLVGLCLGAYVLAEAGLLDGRKATTHWAFADDFARRFPQVRLDADVLYLDDGRIHTSAGTAAGLDCCLHLLRSQYGVSAANAVARRLVVPPHRQGGQSQFIQQPLPSTARDSRLAELIEWVRLNLAQPHTLDSLAAKAIMSRRTFTRHFQQLYGLSVGQWLINERLALTQSLLEGSDLNIEQISEQAGFGSPVSLRHHFRQQFGVSPQVWRQTFRGTT
- a CDS encoding ABC-2 family transporter protein, with translation MTFATAYLRMARADAAAKLENRADFGLIMLGVISTSLASMLTVYFMLGASGTVMGWSRGELIFMQGFMFTIFAPQSSCFNSMYWVEIWLKNGNFTRFYTRPGHPLLLLMLEKFHPQGFICLFTGLAYCIFGLWNTPYLSDGMFWLKFIIMVPFAAIVLLSVNMMAVSCCFWLGESFAMQVMMGKLTDMSRYPLEIFPKLTRYAFMALPLGGIVWWPTLALLRDANVWSTIALMGLIAAGSLYALHWQWKLGMRHWAGSGG
- a CDS encoding GNAT family N-acetyltransferase; the protein is MNNEMNAPALTLSTDLSTMDWPRITAWLAGSYWSPGISQHYVEQAARASTVVIGAFVDGQQVGYARVISDTVRFAYLADVYVDEAYRGGGISKKIISELLSSPILAGVSRCFLLTGNAHGLYEQFGFQVFPAPERMMVRENPSGIDFTQTPI